One Haloplanus sp. GDY1 DNA segment encodes these proteins:
- a CDS encoding DEAD/DEAH box helicase, which produces MKSIKEVSEELENDLQQYIESRYHLHHPRLLKERRALMDEGETATEPWVEATPTYVSGDSLRELGLPSEVVDLLKDLESDDLDIFDPPYKHQADALQSFFNDEDDLIVSTGTGSGKTEIFLYSILGQLAQEATRGETADKRGIRTLVLYPMNALVADQLSRMRLLFGDENGADTLEDYMGRRVQFGMYTSRTPYHGEYDTSKNDNLVRPVIKRYVELEEEQPDLYKQLAEKGRIPAKNLEGFLNNNNRPKETNFRTQPGDTELFTRQEMHTRDGSNPHGGTPDLLITNYSMLEYMLLRPIEQPLFEDTREWLAEDEENELNIVLDEAHLYRGAQGAEVALLLSRLLQKLGISRERVRFILTSATMGENVEEAAPEFAAQLTTGDPDDFSVITGEQVEYEGGEPSEKRTAQLLERVGYQLDDPSKIRNVASERGWDPLESDDIESVRSYLADQLVDDPLFRLAHEYLREEPLRLSALAEELFEDIDQELAREATGNLLYLCTEARQGEDQALLPTRLHMFLKGLPAQYACVNPECSGRRVTEGENLLGRIYSNPHTTCESCGSRVFELISHRTCGAAYLRAYRRSDDDRGPTFLWSDPESSEDLDELHLLVEEPRDDPNPDHEHGRSLAETTTSRNLSIASGHLVDDRHVDDEGPTTHIEVQVPTEEPPDEGGAWSWTQCPACGIKERRRPNGDTKVEDLVTKGEEPFAHSVRSMFGIQPTDPLKEEFPNEGRKVLCFSDGRQKAARLARDLQSNVESDSFREVLTDIIGSADDEITMGRLFAEFAVYCAKNNIVFFDDSDQYTNQSGVVYKGSRSHFEDIRGNLSDIVDEYYLESIDDIPEVPAARNALSERPRQYEELLLRSLGDEQYSITGALVGYIAPSEEVFEKIDEAVPEIETDQLKSILIEALRHACEERAFDSSIEARRRSNSYPYQNWIDPDDTGLPHSEIIPEYIVESLDDEVPEEAWNSLRRALMTTEPVLFGASHGNYFVNPKATTIDLRLDDDWYRCEGCRRFSVVSLNDSCPYDGCRGTLSPVSDDDIHLQARKNFLRNPPREVLHGERDPLTLRSEEHSAQLSAKDNSEAFARSEEYELLFQDILVGDSEADQPIDVLSCTTTMEVGIDIGSLTGVAMRTVPPGPENYEQRAGRAGRRGAGLSTIVTFADNSPHESHYFENPEEMITSEGNAPVIYAGNEKIARRHINASLLARFFDPSAVETEAAVFRSLKGTAEFFEGEGDQTLAAFEDWLDEEIFADSSSTLEQLGALLPDALGEGRSSDWEVALVRDAATEFLSELQELQAKTEWEEQSTEDDDLLSVLLDAALLPTFSFPTDVADFVVRENEPGSSQPKNKYQMSRDLKQALSTYVPGREIVVDKKTYESYGVYVKFPDNPKNRVAGEDWGDLDWLNWCDVCKTVFDEHNESLAARDMECPVCEGATVSSLQMYTPEAFAPKVDETGAAEKGSDYNENRAYATQPKYPLTSTSHESENASEMAEEKSIGHSIVGKMNDEQLLVANFGADEDGFEVCTDCGAVSREGPLSNPHARPYPKDLRFVGEYDWDDQCTGSTVTTSFSHRFPSDLTVLQIPLTDEMEFVPSEAWFETPGQSLAEALVMGASRALGIEDDELEGGFRTRSAEHADIDARGVIEVFLFDTTAGGAGFSSRVWEEFDAVCAEARSILESCSCDTACHNCLRRYQNRHLHDSLNRHEGLALLDYAQTGTPPTLRPDKTQSLIKQLERALELKEEDVALRAIDDDKWEIEIDGTTMTFGIRSSLRRSRAPTSTTYDEDYSDYELSQRLPEVAHSIVDQLQ; this is translated from the coding sequence ATGAAATCAATCAAAGAAGTCTCGGAAGAACTCGAGAACGACCTTCAACAGTACATCGAATCACGTTACCACCTCCATCATCCGCGGCTTCTCAAGGAACGTCGTGCCCTGATGGACGAGGGAGAGACGGCCACCGAACCGTGGGTCGAGGCTACACCGACCTATGTTTCGGGGGATTCCCTCAGAGAGTTGGGCTTGCCGAGCGAAGTCGTCGATTTGCTGAAAGATCTCGAAAGCGACGATCTCGATATCTTCGATCCGCCGTATAAACACCAAGCCGACGCTCTCCAATCGTTCTTTAACGACGAGGACGACCTTATCGTATCCACTGGAACAGGATCCGGGAAAACCGAGATTTTCCTCTACTCAATTCTGGGTCAACTCGCACAAGAAGCAACGCGAGGCGAAACAGCCGACAAACGTGGGATACGGACATTAGTTCTCTATCCAATGAACGCTCTCGTCGCGGATCAACTCTCGCGGATGCGCCTACTCTTCGGTGATGAGAACGGAGCAGATACGCTTGAGGACTATATGGGTCGGCGGGTTCAGTTTGGGATGTATACGAGTCGTACACCCTATCACGGGGAGTATGACACCAGCAAAAACGATAATTTGGTCAGGCCGGTCATCAAAAGGTACGTTGAGTTAGAGGAAGAGCAGCCAGACCTCTACAAACAACTCGCAGAGAAAGGCCGTATTCCGGCCAAGAATCTGGAAGGATTCTTGAATAATAATAACAGACCAAAAGAAACAAACTTTCGTACCCAACCCGGCGACACGGAACTCTTCACGCGTCAAGAGATGCACACTCGCGATGGAAGCAATCCCCATGGCGGGACGCCTGATCTCCTGATTACGAACTACTCGATGCTGGAGTACATGCTACTCCGGCCAATCGAACAACCCCTCTTTGAGGATACCCGTGAATGGCTGGCCGAGGACGAAGAGAACGAGCTGAATATCGTCCTCGACGAAGCTCACCTCTACCGAGGCGCCCAAGGAGCAGAGGTCGCACTCTTGTTGAGCCGCTTGCTCCAGAAACTCGGGATATCTCGCGAACGTGTGCGCTTCATCCTCACGAGTGCGACGATGGGCGAAAACGTAGAGGAAGCAGCCCCAGAATTTGCGGCCCAGCTCACAACCGGAGATCCGGACGATTTCTCAGTAATCACCGGTGAGCAGGTGGAGTACGAAGGTGGAGAACCGAGCGAGAAACGCACGGCACAACTCCTAGAGCGGGTTGGCTACCAACTCGATGATCCATCGAAGATTCGCAACGTTGCGAGCGAACGAGGCTGGGATCCTCTTGAAAGTGATGACATAGAATCGGTCCGTTCGTACCTCGCTGACCAGTTAGTCGATGACCCACTCTTCAGATTAGCACACGAATATCTTCGTGAAGAGCCGCTGCGCCTATCGGCCCTTGCCGAAGAGTTGTTCGAGGACATCGATCAGGAACTGGCTCGTGAGGCGACGGGTAATCTTCTGTATCTTTGTACCGAGGCCCGCCAGGGGGAGGATCAGGCGTTGCTTCCGACACGCCTGCATATGTTCCTCAAAGGGCTCCCCGCCCAGTATGCGTGTGTCAATCCTGAATGCAGCGGCCGCCGGGTAACAGAGGGGGAGAACCTCCTCGGGCGCATCTACAGTAATCCGCACACGACCTGTGAGTCCTGTGGCAGTCGAGTCTTCGAACTGATTAGCCACCGCACCTGTGGAGCAGCATATCTGCGTGCCTATCGACGCTCTGACGACGACCGCGGGCCGACGTTCCTGTGGTCAGATCCTGAGAGCAGCGAGGACTTGGACGAGCTTCATCTCTTAGTTGAGGAACCTCGGGATGACCCGAATCCAGACCACGAACACGGACGCTCGCTCGCCGAGACGACGACCTCACGAAACCTCTCGATTGCCTCCGGCCATCTTGTTGATGATCGGCATGTGGACGACGAAGGACCGACCACTCATATCGAGGTTCAGGTCCCGACTGAAGAGCCGCCGGACGAGGGCGGTGCATGGAGTTGGACCCAATGTCCGGCGTGCGGGATCAAAGAGCGACGTCGTCCGAATGGCGACACGAAGGTCGAAGATCTGGTCACCAAAGGTGAGGAACCATTCGCGCACAGCGTCCGCTCGATGTTCGGTATCCAGCCGACCGACCCACTCAAAGAGGAGTTCCCCAACGAGGGGCGCAAGGTATTGTGCTTCTCTGACGGTCGACAGAAGGCGGCCCGCTTAGCTCGCGACCTCCAATCGAACGTTGAATCCGACTCGTTCCGCGAGGTCTTAACCGACATTATTGGATCCGCGGATGATGAAATCACGATGGGTCGGTTGTTCGCCGAGTTCGCAGTCTACTGTGCGAAAAACAACATCGTATTCTTCGACGACAGCGACCAATACACGAACCAGTCGGGTGTCGTGTATAAGGGTTCACGCTCCCACTTTGAGGATATTCGTGGGAACCTGTCCGATATTGTCGATGAGTACTATCTTGAGTCCATCGACGATATTCCGGAGGTGCCAGCCGCACGCAATGCGTTGTCGGAGCGTCCCCGCCAATATGAGGAACTTCTCCTCCGATCGTTGGGCGATGAGCAGTACTCCATCACCGGCGCTCTCGTCGGGTACATTGCGCCGTCCGAGGAAGTGTTTGAGAAAATCGATGAAGCGGTCCCTGAAATTGAGACAGACCAACTCAAGAGCATCCTCATCGAGGCGCTTCGTCATGCCTGCGAGGAACGGGCATTTGATTCAAGCATTGAAGCTAGACGACGTTCGAACTCCTATCCCTACCAAAATTGGATTGACCCGGACGATACGGGGCTCCCCCACAGCGAGATAATCCCTGAATATATTGTAGAATCACTCGACGACGAAGTGCCGGAAGAGGCGTGGAATAGTCTGAGACGGGCGTTGATGACGACAGAGCCTGTGTTATTTGGGGCCTCCCACGGAAATTACTTTGTCAATCCAAAAGCAACGACAATCGATCTCCGACTCGACGACGATTGGTACCGGTGTGAAGGATGTCGCCGGTTCTCGGTAGTGTCTCTCAATGATTCGTGTCCCTACGATGGGTGTCGCGGAACTCTGAGTCCGGTTAGTGACGATGACATCCATCTCCAGGCACGGAAGAACTTCCTTCGGAACCCGCCACGCGAAGTGCTCCATGGCGAACGGGACCCGCTCACGCTGCGTTCAGAAGAGCACTCCGCACAACTGAGTGCAAAGGACAACTCCGAGGCATTCGCACGCTCCGAAGAGTACGAACTGCTCTTCCAGGACATCCTTGTCGGGGACTCCGAGGCCGATCAGCCAATCGACGTGTTAAGCTGTACGACTACTATGGAAGTCGGGATTGACATCGGGAGTCTCACCGGCGTGGCCATGCGGACGGTCCCGCCAGGACCAGAGAATTATGAGCAACGTGCTGGTCGGGCAGGACGTCGCGGAGCTGGGCTCTCGACGATCGTCACCTTCGCGGACAACTCCCCTCACGAGTCACACTACTTCGAGAATCCTGAGGAGATGATAACGAGCGAGGGGAACGCACCGGTCATCTACGCCGGCAACGAAAAGATCGCCCGGCGGCACATCAACGCCTCGCTGCTTGCTCGGTTCTTCGATCCATCGGCCGTCGAGACGGAAGCTGCCGTATTCCGCTCGCTCAAAGGTACAGCCGAGTTCTTTGAAGGAGAAGGGGACCAAACCCTCGCCGCGTTCGAAGACTGGCTGGACGAAGAGATCTTCGCCGATTCATCGTCGACGCTCGAGCAATTGGGGGCCCTCCTTCCGGATGCACTAGGAGAGGGACGTTCATCCGACTGGGAGGTCGCATTAGTCCGCGACGCCGCTACAGAGTTCCTAAGCGAACTCCAGGAGCTACAAGCCAAGACAGAATGGGAAGAGCAATCCACGGAAGACGACGATTTACTTTCCGTCCTTCTCGATGCAGCCCTCCTTCCGACGTTCTCGTTCCCGACTGATGTGGCCGACTTCGTCGTGCGCGAAAATGAGCCCGGGTCGTCACAGCCGAAGAACAAGTACCAGATGTCTCGGGATCTGAAACAGGCTCTCTCAACGTACGTACCAGGCCGAGAGATCGTCGTTGACAAGAAGACCTACGAGTCCTACGGTGTCTATGTCAAATTCCCAGACAACCCGAAGAACCGAGTAGCTGGCGAAGACTGGGGAGACCTCGATTGGTTGAACTGGTGTGACGTCTGCAAGACGGTCTTTGACGAGCATAATGAGAGTCTGGCAGCCAGGGATATGGAATGTCCAGTCTGTGAGGGAGCGACCGTCAGTTCCCTTCAAATGTACACCCCGGAGGCATTTGCACCGAAAGTCGATGAGACAGGTGCAGCTGAGAAAGGATCGGACTACAACGAGAACCGCGCCTACGCGACACAGCCTAAATACCCGCTGACGTCGACTTCTCACGAGAGTGAGAACGCTAGCGAGATGGCAGAGGAGAAATCCATTGGCCATTCGATAGTGGGGAAGATGAATGACGAACAGCTTCTTGTCGCTAACTTTGGGGCTGATGAGGATGGATTCGAGGTCTGCACCGATTGTGGGGCCGTTAGCCGCGAAGGTCCGCTCTCGAACCCACACGCCCGTCCATACCCCAAGGATCTCCGATTTGTTGGGGAATATGACTGGGATGATCAGTGTACCGGCTCAACAGTCACGACGAGTTTCAGCCACCGCTTCCCCAGTGATTTGACCGTCCTCCAAATCCCGTTAACTGATGAGATGGAGTTTGTTCCATCCGAAGCATGGTTCGAGACACCAGGACAGTCGTTAGCTGAAGCATTAGTCATGGGTGCATCTCGTGCGCTAGGTATCGAAGATGACGAACTCGAAGGTGGATTCCGTACTCGTTCGGCAGAGCACGCCGACATCGACGCACGGGGCGTTATCGAGGTCTTCCTCTTCGACACAACCGCTGGCGGTGCTGGCTTCTCATCGCGCGTCTGGGAGGAATTCGACGCCGTGTGTGCAGAAGCCCGTTCAATCCTCGAGAGTTGCTCATGCGATACGGCGTGTCACAACTGTCTGCGCCGGTATCAGAACCGCCATCTCCACGACTCGTTGAATCGCCACGAAGGCCTGGCCTTGCTCGATTACGCACAGACGGGGACTCCACCAACGCTTCGTCCTGATAAGACACAGAGCCTGATAAAGCAGCTCGAACGTGCCTTGGAGTTGAAGGAAGAAGATGTTGCACTCAGGGCGATTGACGACGATAAATGGGAAATCGAGATTGACGGGACGACGATGACATTTGGTATTCGTTCGAGTCTGCGGCGTTCACGTGCCCCGACGTCGACGACGTACGACGAGGACTACTCAGACTACGAGTTGTCCCAACGGTTGCCAGAGGTGGCTCACTCAATCGTCGATCAACTCCAATAG